In the Streptomyces sp. NBC_00525 genome, one interval contains:
- a CDS encoding TetR/AcrR family transcriptional regulator has translation MARRYDPERRSRIIDAAIRVVGERGIAGLSHRSVAAEADVPLGSTTYHFASLDELLTAALRRTNENFAAVMRGSTALADPDADLAAELARLLGRYFAAGRGRAELEYELYLAALRRPALRPVAAEWTDATAALLQPCTGPATARALVALMDGICLQVLLTGGEYDEAYAREMLGRVLGRGAEPRPDGETGSPGRGRSG, from the coding sequence ATGGCACGGCGGTACGACCCCGAGCGGCGCTCCCGGATCATCGACGCGGCGATCCGGGTGGTCGGCGAGCGGGGCATCGCCGGGCTGAGCCACCGCTCCGTCGCCGCCGAGGCCGACGTGCCGCTCGGCTCGACGACGTACCACTTCGCCTCGCTGGACGAACTGCTGACCGCCGCCCTGCGCCGGACCAACGAGAACTTCGCCGCCGTCATGCGCGGGAGCACCGCCCTCGCGGACCCGGACGCCGACCTCGCGGCCGAACTCGCCCGGCTGCTCGGGCGGTACTTCGCCGCCGGGCGCGGCCGGGCGGAGCTGGAGTACGAGCTGTACCTCGCCGCCCTGCGCCGCCCCGCGCTGCGCCCGGTCGCCGCCGAGTGGACCGACGCCACCGCCGCCCTGCTCCAGCCGTGCACCGGCCCGGCGACCGCGCGGGCCCTGGTCGCCCTGATGGACGGCATCTGCCTCCAGGTCCTGCTGACCGGCGGCGAGTACGACGAGGCGTACGCCCGCGAAATGCTGGGCCGGGTGCTGGGACGGGGCGCGGAGCCTCGCCCGGACGGTGAGACCGGTTCGCCCGGGCGGGGGCGGTCCGGTTAG
- a CDS encoding TerD family protein — translation MTAMTPGSNLPLTAVRVSVDVAAPVRLDVSGLLLTAGGKVRSDDDFIFYNQPSGPGVSYRSGNGSAPDAVVVDTAAVPAGIEKIVVTASPDSAGQTFQGVEPTATVRNADDGSVLASFTPPRLGAETALVVMEVYRRAGAWKVRAVGQGYANGLAGIATDFGVTVDEAPAAPAPVTAPTPPPPPAPAAAPMDPRLAPPPPAAPPAAPPAPAAPPAPGRINLDKGRVSLRKNETVSLVKAGRPLLSRVKMGLGWEPAYRGKDIDLDASVIAYGPQRNHLDSCYFGKLSILNGAIKHSGDNLTGEGEGDDEVIVVDLGQIPAEATGLVFTVNSFTGQKFTEVAKAYCRLVDAATDEELVRFDLTGAEPQTGVMMAKLIKQFSGEWEMTAMGDFVKSRTVRGMVKPAAQAL, via the coding sequence ATGACCGCTATGACACCTGGCTCGAATCTTCCGCTCACCGCCGTCCGCGTGTCGGTGGACGTCGCCGCGCCCGTGCGGCTCGACGTGTCGGGCCTGCTGCTCACCGCCGGGGGCAAGGTGCGCTCCGACGACGACTTCATCTTCTACAACCAGCCCTCGGGCCCCGGCGTCAGCTACCGCTCCGGCAACGGCAGCGCGCCGGACGCCGTCGTGGTGGACACCGCCGCCGTTCCGGCCGGCATCGAGAAGATCGTCGTCACGGCGAGCCCGGACAGCGCCGGTCAGACGTTCCAGGGCGTCGAGCCGACCGCCACCGTGCGCAACGCGGACGACGGCAGCGTGCTGGCCTCCTTCACCCCGCCCCGGCTGGGCGCCGAGACCGCCCTCGTGGTCATGGAGGTCTACCGGCGCGCCGGTGCGTGGAAGGTCCGCGCGGTCGGCCAGGGCTATGCGAACGGGCTGGCGGGCATCGCCACGGACTTCGGTGTGACGGTCGACGAGGCCCCGGCCGCCCCGGCTCCGGTCACCGCCCCCACGCCCCCGCCGCCCCCGGCTCCCGCCGCCGCGCCGATGGACCCGCGCCTCGCCCCGCCCCCGCCGGCCGCGCCCCCGGCCGCTCCCCCCGCGCCGGCGGCGCCGCCCGCTCCGGGCCGGATCAATCTGGACAAGGGCCGGGTCAGCCTGCGGAAGAACGAGACCGTGTCGCTGGTCAAGGCCGGCCGGCCGCTGCTCTCGCGGGTCAAGATGGGACTGGGCTGGGAGCCCGCCTACCGGGGCAAGGACATCGACCTGGACGCGTCGGTCATCGCGTACGGCCCGCAGCGCAACCATCTGGACAGCTGCTACTTCGGCAAGCTGTCGATCCTCAACGGCGCGATCAAGCACTCCGGGGACAACCTCACCGGCGAGGGCGAGGGCGACGACGAGGTGATCGTCGTCGATCTGGGCCAGATCCCCGCGGAGGCGACGGGCCTGGTCTTCACGGTCAACTCGTTCACCGGACAGAAGTTCACCGAGGTGGCCAAGGCGTACTGCCGGCTGGTGGACGCGGCCACCGACGAGGAGCTGGTCCGCTTCGATCTGACCGGGGCCGAACCGCAGACCGGCGTGATGATGGCCAAGCTGATCAAGCAGTTCTCGGGCGAGTGGGAGATGACCGCCATGGGCGACTTCGTGAAGTCGCGGACCGTGCGCGGCATGGTCAAGCCCGCCGCCCAGGCCCTCTAG
- a CDS encoding GntR family transcriptional regulator, whose amino-acid sequence MTFAPTPIPSRTQYVLEAVKHAILTAQLRPGQALVETELAAQFGVSKTPVREALKTLAGTGLVVMSQYKGATVRLVDAAMAREVYDVRLLLEPEALRRSITRNASLDAAQEALERADSAGDKAERSLANRDFHRALYLPCGNPLLARMLDEVRDQAALVSTVAWSTVPSWEREAAEHREILRLALADDADAAAGALHDHIASFVRRAFPDDEDGGDAA is encoded by the coding sequence ATGACCTTTGCGCCCACCCCGATTCCGTCCCGCACCCAGTACGTGCTGGAGGCGGTCAAGCACGCGATCCTCACGGCACAACTGAGGCCGGGACAGGCGCTCGTGGAGACCGAGCTCGCCGCACAGTTCGGGGTCTCCAAGACCCCGGTCCGCGAGGCGCTCAAAACCCTGGCCGGCACCGGCCTCGTCGTCATGAGCCAGTACAAGGGCGCCACCGTGCGGCTCGTGGACGCGGCCATGGCCCGCGAGGTGTACGACGTACGACTCCTGCTCGAACCGGAGGCGCTGCGCCGCTCCATCACCCGCAACGCGTCGCTCGACGCGGCGCAGGAGGCCCTGGAGCGGGCGGACTCGGCGGGCGACAAGGCCGAACGCTCGCTCGCCAACCGGGACTTCCACCGCGCGCTCTACCTGCCCTGCGGCAACCCGCTGCTGGCGCGGATGCTCGACGAGGTCCGCGACCAGGCGGCCCTGGTCTCCACCGTCGCCTGGTCGACCGTCCCGTCCTGGGAGCGGGAGGCGGCCGAGCACCGGGAGATCCTGCGGCTCGCGCTCGCCGACGACGCGGACGCGGCGGCCGGGGCACTGCACGACCACATCGCGTCGTTCGTCCGCCGCGCCTTCCCCGACGACGAAGACGGGGGCGACGCGGCGTGA
- the araD gene encoding L-arabinonate dehydratase, whose product MTGRIAPEELRSHQWYGTDGLRSFSHRARTRQLGYLPEEHLGKPVVAILNTWSDINPCHVHLRDRAQAVKRGVWQAGGFPLEFPVSTLSETFQKPTPMLYRNMLAMETEELLRSYPVDGAVLLGGCDKSTPALLMGAASVDLPTVFVPAGPMLPGHWRNEVLGSGTDMWKYWDDKRAGLIGDCEMGELENGLARSPGHCMTMGTASTLTAAAEALGVTVPGASSIPAVDSGHDRMAAASGLRIVELVWQQRKLSQILTPEAYEDAVATVLALGGSTNAVIHLIAMAGRSGIRLTLDDFDRIARTVPVLADLRPGGRYLMEDFHFAGGLPGFLARITDVLHLDRPTVAHDTLREQLDGALVHNDDVIRERSNALADEGGVAVLRGNLCPDGAVIKHIAAEPHLLRHTGPAVVFDDYREMQRTINDPALALTPDHVLVLRNAGPKGGPGMPEYGMLPIPDYLLKQGVRDMVRLSDARMSGTSYGACVLHIAPESYVGGPLALVRTGDLITLDVEARLLRLEVSDGELARRRAEWTPPPVRYERGYQALYQDQITQADTGCDFAFLARPGEVPDPYAG is encoded by the coding sequence ATGACCGGCCGCATCGCCCCCGAGGAGCTGCGCAGCCACCAGTGGTACGGCACCGACGGACTGCGCTCCTTCAGCCACCGCGCCCGCACCCGCCAGCTCGGCTACCTTCCCGAGGAGCACCTGGGCAAGCCGGTCGTCGCGATCCTCAACACCTGGTCCGACATCAACCCCTGCCACGTACACCTGCGCGACCGGGCGCAGGCCGTCAAGCGCGGGGTCTGGCAGGCGGGTGGCTTCCCGCTGGAGTTCCCGGTCTCCACCCTCTCGGAGACGTTCCAGAAGCCGACCCCGATGCTCTACCGCAACATGCTGGCCATGGAGACCGAGGAGCTGCTGCGCTCCTACCCGGTGGACGGCGCGGTGCTGCTCGGCGGCTGCGACAAGTCGACGCCCGCGCTGCTGATGGGCGCCGCCTCCGTGGACCTGCCCACCGTCTTCGTACCGGCGGGGCCGATGCTGCCGGGGCACTGGCGCAACGAGGTCCTGGGCTCCGGCACCGACATGTGGAAGTACTGGGACGACAAGCGCGCCGGACTCATCGGCGACTGCGAGATGGGCGAACTGGAGAACGGCCTCGCCCGCTCGCCCGGCCACTGCATGACCATGGGCACCGCCTCCACCCTCACCGCCGCCGCCGAGGCGCTCGGCGTCACCGTCCCCGGCGCCTCCTCCATCCCCGCCGTCGACTCCGGCCACGACCGGATGGCCGCCGCCTCCGGACTGCGCATCGTCGAACTGGTGTGGCAGCAGCGGAAGCTGTCCCAGATCCTCACCCCCGAGGCGTACGAGGACGCCGTCGCCACCGTCCTCGCGCTCGGCGGCTCCACCAACGCCGTCATCCACCTCATCGCCATGGCCGGCCGCTCCGGGATCAGGCTCACCCTGGACGACTTCGACCGCATCGCCCGTACCGTCCCGGTCCTGGCCGACCTGCGCCCCGGCGGCAGGTACCTGATGGAGGACTTCCACTTCGCCGGCGGGCTCCCCGGCTTCCTCGCCCGGATCACCGACGTCCTCCACCTGGACCGGCCCACCGTCGCCCACGACACCCTGCGCGAACAGCTCGACGGCGCGCTCGTGCACAACGACGACGTCATACGGGAGCGCTCCAACGCGCTCGCCGACGAGGGCGGCGTGGCCGTGCTGCGCGGCAACCTCTGCCCGGACGGCGCCGTCATCAAGCACATCGCCGCCGAACCCCACCTGCTGCGCCACACCGGACCCGCGGTCGTCTTCGACGACTACCGGGAGATGCAGCGCACCATCAACGACCCGGCGCTCGCGCTGACCCCCGACCACGTACTGGTCCTGCGCAACGCCGGCCCCAAGGGCGGCCCCGGCATGCCCGAGTACGGCATGCTGCCGATCCCCGACTACCTGCTGAAGCAGGGCGTACGGGACATGGTCCGGCTCTCCGACGCCCGGATGAGCGGCACCAGCTACGGGGCGTGCGTCCTGCACATCGCGCCCGAGTCCTACGTCGGCGGGCCCCTCGCCCTCGTCCGCACCGGCGACCTCATCACCCTGGACGTCGAGGCGCGGCTGCTCCGCCTGGAGGTGTCCGACGGGGAACTGGCCCGCCGCCGGGCCGAATGGACCCCGCCGCCCGTCCGGTACGAGCGCGGCTACCAGGCGCTCTACCAGGACCAGATCACCCAGGCCGACACCGGCTGCGACTTCGCCTTCCTGGCCCGGCCGGGAGAAGTGCCCGACCCCTACGCCGGCTGA
- a CDS encoding DUF7847 domain-containing protein, producing the protein MAPKPGVIPLGPLRLGDIFNGAFGTLGRYGKQLFAVGAALYGGALILMVAAAAVAYAVVSSHLDRLFDLAEHEDPAARDLGPVFTAFIVVGLVGLLATVIASAVVYAAVPAVLQEAVLGRPTTFSAVWRRAWSRMPAVLGTLLLTALIAMVPSLLAMAALVVGIFGAVATDGGGAWVTLIVAGAVCFLALIPLTAWLWIKFSLAPSAAVFENQGPVASLRRSATLVRGDWWRIFGITLLGGALAAAASYLIQLPFNFVGMFTSSMGTAGLDENSNPAAIISVLAGYVVLGAIGQLVSQLIVSVFPPLVTGLLYVDRRIRTENLAPVLAEAAAVPPQFTE; encoded by the coding sequence ATGGCGCCCAAGCCGGGGGTGATACCCCTGGGTCCGTTGCGGCTCGGGGACATATTCAACGGCGCGTTCGGCACGCTGGGCCGCTACGGCAAGCAGCTCTTCGCGGTGGGCGCGGCGCTCTACGGCGGGGCGCTGATCCTGATGGTCGCGGCGGCGGCCGTGGCGTACGCGGTGGTTTCGAGCCATCTGGACCGGCTGTTCGACCTGGCCGAGCACGAGGACCCCGCCGCGCGGGACCTGGGCCCGGTGTTCACCGCGTTCATCGTGGTCGGACTGGTCGGGCTCCTGGCGACGGTGATCGCGTCGGCCGTGGTCTACGCGGCGGTGCCGGCGGTCCTCCAGGAGGCGGTGCTGGGCCGGCCGACGACGTTCTCGGCGGTCTGGCGGCGCGCGTGGTCCCGGATGCCCGCGGTGCTGGGCACGCTCCTGCTGACGGCGCTGATCGCGATGGTGCCGTCGCTGCTGGCCATGGCCGCGCTCGTCGTGGGCATCTTCGGCGCGGTCGCCACGGACGGCGGCGGGGCGTGGGTGACGCTGATCGTCGCGGGCGCGGTCTGCTTCCTGGCCCTCATCCCGCTGACGGCCTGGCTCTGGATCAAGTTCTCGCTGGCCCCCTCCGCGGCCGTCTTCGAGAACCAGGGCCCGGTGGCCTCGCTCCGCCGTTCGGCCACGCTGGTGCGCGGCGACTGGTGGCGGATCTTCGGGATCACGCTGCTGGGGGGCGCGCTGGCCGCTGCGGCGAGCTACCTCATCCAGCTGCCGTTCAACTTCGTGGGCATGTTCACCAGCTCGATGGGCACGGCCGGCCTGGACGAGAACTCGAACCCGGCCGCGATCATCTCCGTACTGGCCGGCTATGTGGTGCTCGGGGCGATCGGCCAGCTGGTGAGCCAGCTGATCGTCTCGGTGTTCCCTCCGCTGGTGACCGGTCTGCTGTACGTGGACCGGCGCATCCGCACCGAGAACCTGGCCCCGGTGCTCGCCGAGGCGGCCGCCGTACCACCGCAGTTCACGGAGTAG
- the dapA gene encoding 4-hydroxy-tetrahydrodipicolinate synthase has protein sequence MTPSAPLRPRPFGRALCAMITPFTAGGALDREAAAAHAAALVAGGCDGLVLSGTTGESPTTSDAEKTDLLRAVREAVGPDVPLVAGVGTSDTLHTLELARRAEQAGADGLLVVTPYYSRPPQAAVEAHFRRVADAAGLPLMLYDIPGRTGTRIEPETLLRLAEHPRIVAVKDCSRDLLAATRGIAAGGLAYYSGCEELNLPLYALGGAGYVSTVANVVPGRLRAVLDAFDAGDTAGAARLNGRLAALTSLMMESGLPGTVTAKALLAAGPVREPLQPAGREASDGLRAAYEELLAAV, from the coding sequence ATGACGCCTTCCGCACCCTTGCGCCCGCGCCCCTTCGGCCGCGCCCTCTGCGCCATGATCACTCCGTTCACCGCCGGTGGCGCCCTGGACCGGGAGGCGGCGGCCGCGCATGCCGCCGCCCTGGTCGCGGGCGGCTGCGACGGGCTGGTGCTCAGCGGCACGACCGGCGAGTCCCCGACCACCTCCGACGCGGAGAAGACCGACCTGCTGCGTGCGGTCCGGGAGGCGGTCGGCCCGGACGTGCCGCTGGTGGCGGGCGTCGGCACCTCGGACACCCTGCACACCCTGGAGCTGGCCCGCCGGGCCGAACAGGCGGGCGCGGACGGGCTGCTGGTGGTGACGCCGTACTACAGCCGGCCCCCGCAGGCGGCGGTGGAGGCGCACTTCCGCCGGGTCGCCGACGCGGCGGGGCTGCCGCTGATGCTGTACGACATCCCCGGCCGCACCGGCACCCGGATCGAGCCGGAGACGCTGCTGCGGCTGGCGGAGCACCCGCGCATCGTGGCGGTGAAGGACTGTTCGCGCGATCTGCTGGCGGCGACGCGGGGGATCGCGGCGGGCGGGCTCGCCTACTACTCCGGCTGCGAGGAGCTGAACCTGCCGCTGTACGCGCTGGGCGGGGCGGGCTATGTCAGCACGGTCGCCAATGTGGTGCCGGGGCGGCTGCGGGCGGTGCTGGACGCCTTCGACGCCGGGGACACCGCGGGGGCGGCCCGGCTGAACGGGCGGCTGGCGGCGCTGACCTCGCTGATGATGGAGTCCGGGCTGCCGGGCACGGTGACCGCGAAGGCGCTGCTGGCGGCGGGTCCGGTGCGCGAACCGCTGCAGCCCGCCGGGCGCGAGGCGTCCGACGGGCTGCGTGCGGCGTACGAGGAACTCCTCGCGGCCGTTTAG
- the dapD gene encoding 2,3,4,5-tetrahydropyridine-2,6-dicarboxylate N-succinyltransferase — MTDTTSTRPTGAVAAGLATIAGDGSVLDTWFPAPELTAEPGPAGTERLDPDRAVNLLGEGAAKAIGVDARRGVEVVAVRTVIASLDDKPLDAHDVYLRLHLLSHRLVRPHGQNLDGIFGFLANVAWTSLGPVAVDDLEKVRLNARADGLHLQVTSVDKFPRMTDYVAPKGVRIADADRVRLGAHLASGTTVMHEGFVNFNAGTLGTSMVEGRISAGVVIGDGSDIGGGASTMGMLSGGGKERIVIGERCLVGAEAGVGIALGDECVVEAGLYVTAGTRVTMPDGQVVKARELSGASNILFRRNSVTGTVEARPNNAVWDGLNDVLHSND; from the coding sequence ATGACCGACACGACTTCCACCCGGCCCACCGGCGCCGTCGCCGCCGGCCTCGCCACCATCGCCGGCGACGGCTCCGTCCTCGACACCTGGTTCCCCGCGCCCGAGCTCACCGCCGAGCCGGGCCCCGCCGGAACCGAGCGGCTCGACCCCGACCGGGCCGTCAACCTGCTCGGCGAGGGCGCCGCCAAGGCCATCGGCGTGGACGCCCGCCGCGGGGTCGAGGTCGTCGCCGTGCGCACGGTCATCGCCTCGCTCGACGACAAGCCGCTCGACGCCCACGACGTCTACCTGCGCCTGCACCTGCTCTCGCACCGCCTGGTCCGCCCGCACGGCCAGAACCTGGACGGCATCTTCGGCTTCCTCGCCAACGTCGCCTGGACCTCGCTCGGCCCGGTCGCCGTGGACGACCTGGAGAAGGTCCGGCTCAACGCCCGCGCCGACGGCCTGCACCTCCAGGTGACCTCCGTCGACAAGTTCCCCCGGATGACGGACTACGTGGCGCCCAAGGGCGTACGCATCGCGGACGCCGACCGGGTCCGCCTCGGCGCGCACCTCGCCTCCGGCACCACCGTCATGCACGAGGGCTTCGTCAACTTCAACGCCGGCACGCTCGGCACCTCCATGGTCGAGGGCCGCATCTCCGCCGGTGTCGTCATCGGCGACGGCTCGGACATCGGCGGCGGCGCCTCCACCATGGGCATGCTCTCCGGCGGCGGCAAGGAGCGCATCGTCATCGGCGAGCGCTGCCTGGTCGGCGCGGAGGCCGGGGTCGGCATCGCGCTCGGCGACGAGTGCGTCGTGGAGGCCGGCCTCTACGTCACCGCCGGCACCCGCGTCACCATGCCGGACGGCCAGGTGGTCAAGGCCCGCGAGCTCTCCGGCGCCTCGAACATCCTCTTCCGCCGCAACTCGGTCACCGGAACCGTCGAGGCCCGCCCGAACAACGCGGTCTGGGACGGCCTCAACGACGTCCTGCACAGCAACGACTGA
- a CDS encoding alkaline phosphatase PhoX yields MAFTRREFTTQSALTGAGIALTGTVAALATAPGALAAGGPKHGNGHGHGHDGHGHGGHGHGHGHGHDREPGYGPLRPDPKGILALPAGFSYRIITHCGVTKLESGEYTPSNHDGTAAFEGPRGVTLLVNNHELSGTRAGWEHPVPLTEGLVYDPVAAGGCTVVETRRDGRTAEWVGIAGTSTNCAGGSTPWGTWLTCEETEDKAGKKGLLKDHGYVFEVDPYDKRANRSPRPIKAFGRYAHEAVVIDPKQGHAYLTEDASGPNGLLYRWVPPHGFRHGRGKLRTLADDAGVLQAFKCFDRHGKFVDDLSRATKTGTVYGVDWVDVPDRDARSVSVRKQFAAGAVTRARKLEGMWWADGGAYVVSSFARGESPEQHDGQVWFYDPKRRTLTLKVLLGVNPDPSKDGAFDGPDNITVSPYGGLVIAEDGDGVQHLFGATESGRTYPIARNDLNIGSEEEPEFSEFTGVTFSPDGRTLFANIQTPGIMVAITGPWKRQPKR; encoded by the coding sequence ATGGCCTTCACGCGCAGGGAATTCACCACACAGTCCGCCCTCACCGGCGCCGGCATCGCCCTCACCGGAACCGTCGCCGCGCTGGCCACCGCGCCCGGCGCCCTCGCCGCCGGGGGACCCAAGCACGGAAACGGCCACGGCCACGGCCACGACGGACACGGCCACGGGGGCCACGGCCACGGCCACGGACACGGCCACGACCGCGAACCCGGCTACGGACCGCTGCGCCCCGACCCCAAGGGCATACTCGCGCTGCCCGCCGGGTTCTCGTACCGGATCATCACGCACTGCGGCGTCACCAAGCTGGAGAGCGGCGAGTACACGCCCTCCAACCACGACGGCACGGCCGCCTTCGAGGGCCCGCGCGGAGTGACGCTGCTGGTCAACAACCACGAGCTGAGCGGCACGCGGGCCGGCTGGGAGCACCCGGTGCCCCTCACCGAGGGCCTTGTCTACGACCCGGTCGCGGCCGGGGGCTGCACCGTCGTCGAGACCCGCCGCGACGGCCGCACCGCCGAGTGGGTCGGCATCGCCGGCACCTCCACCAACTGCGCGGGCGGCTCCACCCCGTGGGGCACCTGGCTCACCTGCGAGGAGACCGAGGACAAGGCCGGCAAGAAGGGCCTGCTCAAGGACCACGGCTACGTCTTCGAGGTGGACCCGTACGACAAGCGCGCCAACCGCTCGCCGCGCCCCATCAAGGCGTTCGGCCGGTACGCGCACGAGGCGGTCGTCATCGACCCCAAGCAGGGCCACGCCTACCTGACCGAGGACGCCTCCGGCCCCAACGGCCTGCTCTACCGCTGGGTTCCGCCGCACGGCTTCCGGCACGGCCGCGGCAAGCTGCGCACCCTCGCCGACGACGCCGGGGTCCTCCAGGCCTTCAAGTGCTTCGACCGGCACGGCAAGTTCGTCGACGACCTCTCGCGCGCCACCAAAACCGGCACGGTCTACGGCGTGGACTGGGTGGACGTCCCGGACCGCGACGCCCGGTCCGTCTCGGTGCGCAAGCAGTTCGCGGCCGGCGCCGTCACCCGCGCCCGCAAGCTGGAGGGCATGTGGTGGGCGGACGGCGGCGCGTACGTCGTCTCCTCCTTCGCCCGCGGTGAGAGCCCCGAGCAGCACGACGGCCAGGTCTGGTTCTACGACCCGAAGCGCCGCACGCTGACCCTGAAGGTGCTCCTCGGCGTCAACCCCGACCCGTCGAAGGACGGCGCGTTCGACGGCCCGGACAACATCACCGTCTCGCCGTACGGCGGCCTGGTCATCGCCGAGGACGGCGACGGCGTCCAGCACCTCTTCGGGGCGACCGAGAGCGGCCGTACCTACCCGATCGCGCGCAACGACCTGAACATCGGCAGCGAGGAGGAGCCGGAGTTCAGCGAGTTCACCGGGGTCACCTTCTCGCCGGACGGCCGGACGCTGTTCGCCAACATCCAGACGCCGGGAATCATGGTCGCGATCACCGGTCCGTGGAAGCGCCAGCCCAAGCGTTGA
- a CDS encoding NAD-dependent epimerase/dehydratase family protein — protein sequence MPAATPRTVLLTGAAGGLGTLMRELLPAHGYTLRLFDLVPIEGEPDAITADLGDPEALRRAVAGVDAIIHLAGISLEASFDKILRANIQGTYNLYEAAREAGVRRIVFASSNHAVGFTPRPLPGDPLIPVDTPHRPDTFYGLSKSFGEDLAQLYWDRHGMETVSVRIGSCFPEPTSVRMLSVWMSPADGARLFDAALTAENVGHTVVNGSSDNTRLWWDLSSARALGYEPRDDSEPYAAKLLAEQGELDPGNPDHAHLGGHFCTHPPLWPH from the coding sequence ATGCCCGCCGCAACGCCCCGCACCGTCCTGCTCACCGGCGCCGCCGGCGGACTTGGCACCCTGATGCGCGAGCTGCTGCCCGCCCACGGCTACACGCTGCGCCTGTTCGACCTGGTGCCGATCGAGGGCGAACCGGACGCGATCACCGCCGACCTCGGCGACCCGGAGGCACTGCGCAGGGCCGTGGCGGGGGTCGATGCGATCATCCACCTCGCGGGCATCTCGCTGGAAGCCTCCTTCGACAAGATCCTCCGGGCGAACATCCAGGGCACGTACAACCTCTACGAGGCCGCGCGCGAGGCCGGCGTCCGGCGGATCGTGTTCGCCTCCTCCAACCACGCGGTGGGATTCACCCCGCGCCCGCTGCCGGGCGACCCGCTGATCCCGGTGGACACCCCGCACCGCCCGGACACCTTCTACGGCCTCTCCAAGTCGTTCGGCGAGGACCTTGCCCAGCTGTACTGGGACCGGCACGGCATGGAGACGGTGTCCGTGCGCATCGGCTCCTGCTTCCCCGAGCCCACCTCCGTGCGGATGCTGTCGGTGTGGATGAGCCCGGCGGACGGCGCCCGGCTGTTCGACGCCGCGCTCACCGCCGAGAACGTGGGCCACACCGTCGTCAACGGCTCCTCGGACAACACCCGCCTCTGGTGGGACCTGTCCTCCGCCCGCGCCCTGGGCTACGAACCGCGGGACGACTCGGAGCCGTACGCGGCGAAGCTCCTCGCGGAACAGGGCGAGCTGGACCCCGGCAACCCGGACCACGCCCACCTCGGCGGCCACTTCTGCACCCACCCGCCGCTCTGGCCGCACTGA
- a CDS encoding DMT family transporter, with protein MGYGLLAAAIAAEVAGTTAMKYSEGFTRLWPSLITVAGYLLAFSLLAQTLKTLSVGTAYAIWAGVGTAAVAVIGMVFLGESASAAKLAGVLLVIAGVVVLNLGGAH; from the coding sequence ATGGGATACGGACTGCTCGCCGCGGCCATCGCCGCGGAGGTGGCGGGGACGACCGCCATGAAGTACAGCGAGGGATTCACCCGGCTGTGGCCCTCACTGATCACCGTCGCCGGCTATCTGCTCGCCTTCTCCCTGCTGGCCCAGACCCTGAAGACCCTGTCCGTGGGCACGGCCTACGCGATCTGGGCGGGCGTCGGCACCGCCGCCGTGGCCGTCATCGGCATGGTCTTCCTGGGCGAATCCGCCAGTGCGGCCAAGCTGGCCGGTGTCCTGCTGGTCATCGCCGGGGTCGTCGTGCTCAACCTGGGGGGAGCGCACTGA
- a CDS encoding dihydrodipicolinate synthase family protein: MDLTPLKAALADVVAIPVTPFAGDGTIDTTAHRALLRRLLDGGVRIVTPNGNTGEFYALTPEERRTVTELTIEEAGGRATVLVGVGHDVPTAVAAAEHARDAGAEMVMVHQPVHPYVSQDGWIDYHRAIAEAVPGLGVVPYIRNPNLQGAGLAALADSCPNVIGVKYSVPDAARFAAFARDAGLERFVWVAGLAELYAPSYFSAGATGFTSGLVNVAPGVSLAMLEALRAGDHPAAMKVWEQIRRFEELRADRQSANNVTVVKEALAALGLCDRAVRPPSRVLPEERRAEVADQIAGWSI, encoded by the coding sequence ATGGACCTCACACCGCTGAAGGCGGCCCTCGCAGACGTCGTGGCGATCCCGGTGACCCCGTTCGCCGGGGACGGGACGATCGACACCACGGCGCACCGCGCCCTGCTGCGGAGACTGCTCGACGGCGGCGTACGCATCGTCACCCCCAACGGCAACACCGGGGAGTTCTACGCGCTCACCCCCGAGGAGCGGCGCACGGTCACCGAACTGACCATCGAGGAGGCCGGCGGCCGCGCCACCGTCCTCGTCGGGGTCGGGCACGACGTGCCGACCGCCGTCGCCGCCGCCGAGCACGCCCGTGACGCCGGCGCCGAGATGGTGATGGTCCACCAGCCCGTCCACCCCTACGTCTCGCAGGACGGCTGGATCGACTACCACCGGGCCATCGCCGAGGCCGTCCCCGGACTCGGGGTCGTCCCCTACATCCGCAACCCGAACCTCCAGGGCGCCGGCCTCGCCGCTCTCGCCGACAGCTGCCCCAACGTCATCGGCGTGAAGTACTCCGTCCCGGACGCCGCCCGCTTCGCCGCCTTCGCCCGCGACGCCGGACTGGAGCGCTTCGTCTGGGTCGCCGGACTCGCCGAGCTGTACGCCCCCTCCTACTTCTCCGCCGGCGCCACCGGCTTCACCTCCGGGCTGGTCAACGTCGCGCCCGGCGTCTCGCTCGCCATGCTGGAGGCGCTGCGGGCCGGCGACCACCCGGCCGCCATGAAGGTCTGGGAGCAGATCCGCCGCTTCGAGGAACTGCGCGCCGACCGCCAGTCAGCCAACAACGTCACCGTCGTCAAGGAGGCGCTGGCCGCCCTCGGACTGTGCGACCGGGCGGTCCGCCCGCCCAGCCGGGTGCTCCCCGAGGAGCGGCGCGCCGAGGTCGCCGACCAGATCGCCGGGTGGTCCATATGA